The Astyanax mexicanus isolate ESR-SI-001 chromosome 4, AstMex3_surface, whole genome shotgun sequence genome segment GATAACACTAATttccacagctatgaacaaatgcgtTTACAAGCTCGGTCTGTGCTGCGCTCACTGCTCGCAGCTGCGTGACTCACTATCTACTACCTGTACATCTGCTCTTCacgttcctttaaaaaaaacactgtgtttaaaattgcatatgcaaaaacacagaatcttctcattttatttactttcttgctcctgcattagacagctctgaccaatcagaagagacgatgtgctcgtgtggtttattggtgagcattttagtgtgtttaggtttatatgcctgtgtgaaaacaaaccaaacagagggagaaacgctccaaataaacaaactcatcaactgatccggatcatagaaacctaaaaactacaggtgtgaacatGCTTTAGTCATTCTGTGATTTCTGTTACAGGGAGGACGTGCTGCTGTGGGTACTGGCTGGTTTGCTGCTGCTCTTCTGCAGCCTGGACGTTTGGTACTACCTGCGGATGGTGGTCTTGCTGATCCGGGCCTGGTGGCTCTCTCCAGTGTTTGACGTGACGGGTGAGCAGACTCTGGGGGGCCGAGTCGTCCTCCACGACATCGACCTGTGCCACATGAACAACGGGCGCTATCTGCGCGAGTGCGACTTCGCCCGCATCTCCCTTTACGCCCGTAACGGAGTTCTCAAAACCATGAGGGCCTTGGGATCCAGTGCGGTGGTCGCAGCAACCACCATCCGCTACAGGAGACCCCTGTGCGTCGGAGAAGCGT includes the following:
- the them6 gene encoding protein THEM6-like, whose product is MEDVLLWVLAGLLLLFCSLDVWYYLRMVVLLIRAWWLSPVFDVTGEQTLGGRVVLHDIDLCHMNNGRYLRECDFARISLYARNGVLKTMRALGSSAVVAATTIRYRRPLCVGEAFKLRTRIITWDEKAFYLEQRFVSCKDGMVAAIMFCKQSVLRSSPAKILQHLCQRKVEVPEFPEELQHWINFMSASSQALKAESGSEEKKCE